The proteins below come from a single Aphanothece sacrum FPU1 genomic window:
- the folD gene encoding bifunctional methylenetetrahydrofolate dehydrogenase/methenyltetrahydrofolate cyclohydrolase FolD — MRSTTACLLNGKALAEKIQGDLKELITILQPKIGRPPGLAVLMVGDDPASAVYVRNKERACAKLGMASFGHHFPGQTSQTELEKVIQELNQDPRVDGILVQLPLPPHLDSVALLHTIAPEKDADGLHPMNLGRLVRGESGLRSCTPAGVMRLLEEYQIEVAGKHAVVVGRSILVGKPLGLMLLKKNATVTIAHSRTQNLAEITRQADILIAAVGKPQFITGDMVKQGAVAIDVGINRIVKSDDNAILVGDLDFESVAPVADYITPVPGGIGPMTVAMLLYNTVLSYQDRQ, encoded by the coding sequence ATGCGTTCTACAACTGCTTGTTTATTAAACGGTAAAGCTTTAGCCGAAAAAATTCAGGGTGATCTCAAAGAATTAATTACAATCTTACAACCTAAAATCGGCCGGCCTCCAGGGTTAGCGGTGTTGATGGTGGGTGATGATCCGGCCAGTGCTGTCTATGTGCGTAATAAGGAACGAGCTTGTGCTAAATTGGGCATGGCCTCTTTTGGCCATCATTTTCCTGGCCAAACTTCTCAAACTGAGTTAGAAAAGGTTATTCAAGAACTTAATCAAGATCCCCGTGTTGATGGTATTTTAGTTCAGTTACCCTTACCTCCTCATTTAGATTCAGTGGCGTTACTTCATACCATTGCCCCTGAAAAAGATGCTGATGGACTTCATCCGATGAATTTAGGGCGTTTAGTGCGAGGAGAGTCAGGATTACGCAGTTGTACTCCTGCTGGTGTCATGCGTCTGTTGGAAGAATATCAGATTGAGGTAGCCGGAAAACACGCGGTTGTGGTGGGACGTAGTATTTTAGTGGGGAAACCTTTGGGGTTAATGTTACTCAAAAAAAATGCTACAGTCACTATTGCTCATTCTCGGACTCAGAATTTAGCTGAAATTACCCGTCAAGCTGATATTTTAATCGCTGCGGTGGGTAAACCTCAATTCATCACTGGAGACATGGTAAAACAGGGGGCCGTGGCTATTGATGTGGGTATTAATCGCATTGTTAAGTCAGATGATAATGCTATATTAGTGGGGGATCTCGATTTTGAGTCGGTGGCCCCAGTAGCGGATTATATTACTCCGGTTCCTGGTGGTATTGGGCCAATGACGGTGGCTATGTTACTCTACAATACCGTCCTGAGTTATCAAGATCGACAATGA
- a CDS encoding DNA-binding protein, which yields MSYWIRYLSQVKLIALTMKVLNIRVWHSSLLSLILGGVIGCTPLNYLGLAQPPVIPIKDLIQRKNTQPEGIYIRGRVVDRAPFMDSGSYKLRDESGTIWVLTNGQLPQTGDEIIIKGQVEYQAIPLGGQDLGELYIVEVEKLGQDSQTVSQPVQTVNQPIQPIQSVSSPQAKPTTELNVDDLLLPHKRNVK from the coding sequence ATGTCCTATTGGATAAGATATCTCAGTCAAGTCAAACTTATCGCACTCACCATGAAAGTTTTAAACATTAGGGTTTGGCACAGTAGCTTATTATCCCTGATATTGGGGGGGGTAATTGGTTGTACTCCTCTTAATTATCTGGGATTGGCTCAACCGCCTGTAATCCCTATTAAAGACCTAATTCAGCGAAAAAACACCCAACCAGAAGGAATCTATATACGGGGCAGAGTCGTTGATCGCGCCCCTTTTATGGACAGTGGTTCTTATAAACTACGGGATGAAAGTGGGACAATTTGGGTACTGACCAATGGACAACTTCCCCAAACCGGAGATGAGATAATAATTAAAGGACAGGTAGAATATCAAGCTATTCCTCTAGGTGGACAAGATTTGGGAGAATTGTATATCGTAGAAGTAGAAAAACTCGGTCAAGACTCTCAAACCGTCAGTCAACCTGTTCAAACTGTCAATCAACCTATTCAACCCATTCAAAGCGTATCTTCTCCCCAAGCTAAACCCACCACTGAACTCAATGTCGATGATCTCCTCCTTCCCCACAAACGTAACGTCAAATAA
- a CDS encoding NUDIX hydrolase codes for MISSFPTNVTSNNSPSPVALAILYQDNQCLLQLRDDLPTILYPGHWGLFGGHLEPGESPEAGLKREILEEISYVIDVATEFRCYADDRAVRYIYHAPLTIGLEELDLQEGADLALASLETIQQGQCYSTKIEQVRPLGDIHQRILLDFFESRLK; via the coding sequence ATGATCTCCTCCTTCCCCACAAACGTAACGTCAAATAATTCTCCTTCTCCCGTAGCTTTGGCTATCCTTTACCAAGATAATCAATGTTTACTGCAATTAAGGGATGATTTGCCCACAATTCTCTATCCAGGTCATTGGGGACTATTTGGTGGCCATTTAGAACCAGGAGAAAGTCCCGAAGCAGGACTAAAACGGGAGATTCTTGAAGAAATTAGCTATGTTATAGATGTAGCGACGGAATTCCGTTGTTATGCCGATGACAGAGCAGTAAGATATATTTATCATGCTCCCTTGACAATAGGTTTGGAGGAATTAGACTTACAAGAAGGAGCCGATTTAGCCTTAGCATCCCTTGAAACCATTCAACAAGGACAATGTTATTCTACCAAAATTGAGCAAGTTCGTCCTTTGGGAGATATTCACCAAAGAATTTTACTCGATTTTTTTGAGTCTCGGTTAAAGTAA
- the ctpB gene encoding carboxyl-terminal processing protease CtpB, which translates to MNKPIKSVWLSQSVLWGGAFAAMTLQALVTPALSESAPQTLQDNPRALVDEVWQIVNNEFVDRGFNRVDWQEKRQELLSGDYVNSKQAYKAIRQALKELGDPYTRFLAPEDFSVLTSQTSGELSGVGVRLAVDKRTSSLYVVDTVKNSPAMEAGIKSGDRIIRINDKPAALMTIEQAQEEIKGEVGTQISLQLSRKDKGVFQVNLTRAQIEIASVNYSVKQEDNLKVGYIRLDEFSSHAAEQMKEAISDLGKQKVTGYVLDLRGNPGGLLFASVDIARMFLKQGEIVSTIDRRGGDRHFSANGTALTDLPLVILVNEGSASASEILTGALKENARATVVGTTTYGKGTVQSVHSLSDGSGLAVTIARYYPPSGTDINHKGIKPDVYLDLSMEEQLQFKNEPDIMGSNADPQYKRAITVLKTHPSAKFVRPEPKPVGLRWENLRETMKEENPRWQSSPKPETR; encoded by the coding sequence ATGAATAAGCCTATAAAATCTGTTTGGTTATCTCAATCTGTTTTGTGGGGAGGCGCGTTCGCTGCTATGACCCTACAAGCTTTAGTTACTCCTGCCCTCAGTGAATCTGCCCCCCAAACTTTACAAGATAATCCTAGAGCATTAGTTGATGAAGTCTGGCAAATTGTTAATAATGAATTCGTAGATAGAGGCTTTAATCGGGTTGATTGGCAAGAAAAACGTCAAGAATTGCTTAGCGGTGACTATGTTAACTCGAAACAAGCGTATAAAGCCATCCGTCAAGCCTTAAAAGAGTTAGGAGACCCTTATACTCGCTTTCTTGCTCCCGAAGACTTCTCTGTTTTAACCAGTCAAACTTCTGGGGAGTTATCAGGAGTTGGTGTAAGATTAGCTGTCGATAAACGCACCAGCAGTTTATATGTGGTAGATACAGTGAAAAATTCCCCGGCCATGGAAGCTGGGATTAAATCAGGCGATCGCATTATTCGCATCAACGATAAACCTGCGGCCCTGATGACCATAGAACAAGCTCAAGAAGAAATTAAAGGGGAAGTTGGCACTCAAATCAGTTTACAATTATCTCGCAAGGATAAAGGGGTTTTTCAAGTTAACCTCACTCGCGCCCAAATTGAAATTGCTTCGGTGAATTATAGCGTCAAACAAGAAGATAACCTCAAGGTTGGTTATATTCGTTTAGATGAGTTTAGTTCTCATGCGGCCGAGCAGATGAAAGAAGCTATCAGTGATCTTGGTAAACAAAAGGTTACGGGTTATGTCTTAGACTTACGAGGTAATCCGGGTGGCTTACTCTTTGCTAGTGTGGATATTGCTCGAATGTTCCTCAAACAAGGGGAAATTGTCAGTACTATTGACCGCAGAGGCGGAGATCGCCATTTTTCAGCGAATGGGACGGCTTTAACGGATTTACCTTTAGTAATATTGGTTAATGAGGGATCAGCCAGTGCCAGCGAAATTTTGACGGGTGCGCTCAAAGAAAATGCACGAGCTACAGTTGTCGGAACCACTACTTATGGGAAAGGAACAGTACAGTCGGTTCATTCTCTATCTGATGGGTCTGGGTTAGCTGTTACCATCGCTCGTTATTATCCCCCCAGTGGCACTGATATTAATCATAAAGGCATTAAACCTGATGTTTATCTTGATTTGAGCATGGAGGAACAACTCCAGTTTAAAAACGAGCCAGATATAATGGGAAGTAATGCAGATCCCCAATACAAACGGGCGATCACTGTCTTAAAAACTCATCCTTCAGCTAAGTTTGTGCGTCCTGAACCCAAACCCGTTGGTCTGCGTTGGGAGAACTTACGGGAGACGATGAAAGAGGAAAATCCCCGTTGGCAAAGCTCACCTAAACCCGAAACGCGCTGA
- a CDS encoding MFS transporter: MTEPKSEKLHFTTKLAYGAGDFGPAITANILVFYLLFFFTDVAGLSPGLAGSVLMIGKISDAINDPIIGILSDRTRSPWGRRLPWILGGMIPFALLYCLQWIIPHFSDDINVNTWGLFAYYVLIGILFNICYTTVNLPYTALTPELTQDYNERTSLNSFRFSFSIGGSILSLILYILASAAYPNNAPIKYLVLGISCGILAILALLWCTLRVQERGAKPILNLTQKKLLGQLLLPIAIVGLIYGILRTIPGLSSLVGGMGKLDFISFFTLLMSLGFLGFSLSLLLAVPEDHLTNELAKKENKIAQESESLPFKEQLKIVFNNRPFLYIIGIYLCSWLGVQLTASILVYFVVSYMGLGEDKSGLVALAVQGTALIMLFFWQAVCQKLDKKNVYFMGMGVWIMAQIGLFQLQPGQITLMFILAIMAGVGVSVAYLIPWSMVPDVIELDELQTGQRREGIFYAFMVLLQKFGLALGLFLVGIVLEAAGFIARIPDQPIPTQPESALLAIRLAVGPLPAIVLIIGLVLAYFYPITREVHAEIRLKLQQRYEENEP; this comes from the coding sequence ATGACCGAACCTAAATCTGAGAAACTTCATTTTACCACAAAATTGGCTTATGGTGCTGGAGATTTTGGCCCCGCTATTACCGCTAATATTCTCGTATTTTATTTATTATTTTTCTTTACAGATGTAGCGGGATTATCTCCTGGTTTAGCGGGTAGTGTCTTGATGATTGGGAAAATTTCTGATGCTATTAATGATCCCATTATTGGTATTTTAAGCGATCGCACTCGTTCCCCTTGGGGTCGTCGTCTTCCTTGGATATTAGGGGGAATGATTCCTTTTGCTTTATTATATTGTTTACAATGGATTATACCTCATTTTAGTGATGATATTAATGTTAATACATGGGGTTTATTTGCTTATTATGTGTTAATCGGAATTTTGTTTAATATTTGTTATACAACAGTGAATTTACCTTATACTGCTTTAACTCCTGAATTAACTCAAGATTATAATGAACGGACTAGTCTTAATAGTTTTCGGTTTTCTTTTTCTATTGGAGGGAGTATTTTATCTTTAATTCTTTATATTTTAGCCTCTGCTGCTTATCCTAATAACGCCCCAATTAAATATTTAGTCTTAGGTATTAGTTGCGGAATTTTAGCAATTTTAGCTCTTTTATGGTGTACCCTTCGGGTTCAAGAAAGAGGAGCAAAACCGATTTTAAATTTAACACAGAAAAAACTTTTAGGTCAATTATTATTACCCATAGCTATCGTTGGTCTAATATATGGAATATTAAGAACAATTCCTGGATTATCATCTTTAGTCGGTGGCATGGGTAAATTAGATTTTATCAGTTTTTTTACCTTGCTAATGAGTTTAGGATTTTTAGGGTTTAGTCTTAGTTTATTATTAGCAGTCCCTGAAGATCATTTAACTAATGAACTAGCTAAAAAAGAAAACAAAATTGCTCAAGAATCAGAATCTTTACCTTTTAAAGAACAGTTAAAAATTGTTTTTAACAATCGTCCCTTTTTATATATTATTGGAATTTATTTATGTTCTTGGTTAGGGGTGCAGTTAACTGCTTCTATTTTAGTTTATTTTGTTGTTAGTTACATGGGATTAGGAGAAGATAAATCAGGATTAGTTGCTTTAGCTGTCCAAGGAACTGCATTAATTATGTTATTTTTCTGGCAAGCTGTTTGTCAAAAATTAGATAAAAAAAATGTTTATTTTATGGGAATGGGGGTTTGGATTATGGCTCAAATTGGCTTATTTCAGTTACAACCAGGTCAAATTACTTTAATGTTTATCTTAGCTATTATGGCAGGAGTTGGCGTATCAGTTGCTTATTTAATTCCTTGGTCTATGGTTCCTGATGTGATTGAATTAGATGAGTTACAAACGGGACAAAGACGGGAGGGAATTTTTTATGCGTTTATGGTACTTTTACAGAAATTTGGCTTAGCATTAGGCTTATTTTTAGTAGGTATTGTATTAGAAGCTGCCGGATTTATTGCCAGAATACCTGATCAACCAATTCCTACCCAACCGGAAAGTGCCTTATTAGCGATTCGTCTGGCAGTTGGCCCCCTTCCTGCTATCGTATTAATCATTGGGTTAGTATTAGCTTATTTTTATCCTATTACCCGTGAAGTTCATGCAGAAATTCGCTTAAAATTACAACAAAGATATGAAGAAAATGAACCATAA
- the rsmA gene encoding 16S rRNA (adenine(1518)-N(6)/adenine(1519)-N(6))-dimethyltransferase RsmA has protein sequence MTPNPRKRFAQHWLKSEKALEQIIKASELQQQDSILEIGPGTGILTRRLLPEVKNVVAVELDRDLCHGLVKSLGKIDHFLLLQGDILTLDVKSQLINFPHFLPPNKVVANIPYNITGPILEKLLGKISQPRHHNYDLIVLLVQKEVAQRIVSQSGTKTYGALSVRIQYLAHCEYICDVPSQAFYPPPKVDSAVIRLRPQTIANPAMNPQQLETLVKLGFSSRRKMLHNNLKSIIERDSLTLILEQLNINPHVRAEDLSLEQWIILSNYLS, from the coding sequence ATGACACCTAATCCCCGTAAACGTTTTGCCCAACATTGGTTAAAGAGTGAAAAAGCTTTAGAACAAATTATTAAGGCTAGTGAACTTCAACAACAAGATAGTATCCTAGAAATTGGGCCAGGAACAGGAATTTTAACTCGTCGTTTATTACCAGAAGTTAAAAATGTTGTAGCTGTAGAATTAGATCGAGATTTGTGTCACGGTTTAGTTAAAAGTTTAGGTAAAATTGATCATTTTTTACTCTTACAAGGAGATATTTTAACCCTTGATGTAAAGAGTCAATTAATAAATTTTCCTCATTTTTTGCCTCCTAATAAAGTTGTTGCTAATATACCTTATAATATTACGGGGCCAATTCTAGAAAAATTACTAGGAAAAATTTCTCAACCCCGACACCATAATTATGATTTAATTGTTTTACTTGTTCAAAAAGAAGTAGCTCAACGTATTGTGTCTCAATCTGGTACTAAAACTTATGGAGCATTATCTGTTAGGATACAATATTTAGCCCATTGTGAGTATATTTGTGACGTTCCGAGTCAGGCTTTTTATCCCCCTCCTAAAGTTGATTCTGCTGTTATTCGGTTGCGTCCCCAAACCATTGCTAACCCTGCAATGAATCCTCAACAATTGGAAACTTTAGTCAAATTAGGGTTTTCTAGTCGTCGTAAAATGTTACATAATAATTTAAAAAGTATCATAGAAAGGGATAGTTTAACTTTAATTTTAGAACAATTAAATATTAATCCCCACGTCAGGGCAGAAGATCTAAGTCTTGAACAATGGATTATTTTGAGTAATTATTTATCGTGA
- the proS gene encoding proline--tRNA ligase — protein sequence MRLSQMLFVTLREDPAEAEIPSHKLLLRGGYIRRIGSGIYAYLPLMWRVLQKVSQIVREEMNTAGGQECLLPQLQPSDLWKESGRWDTYTKAEGIMFSLTDRQERELGLGPTHEEVITTVAKEMIRSYRQLPVNLYQIQTKFRDEIRPRFGLMRGREFIMKDAYSFHASQESLQESYEAMDKAYRNIISRCGLAFRAVEADSGAIGGSASQEFMILAEAGEDEVLYTEDGKYAANVEKAVSLPIDAEISPFKKYEKKETPGTDTIEKLCKFLQCSPTNIVKNVLYKVVYDSGQMVLVLVSIRGDQVVNEVKLTNELVRLAPNYKAKTILVLGVPDETEQQKWAAKPLPLGYIAPDLEDGYIDKVKDVIPKFLRLVDQTAVELKNFVTGANENGYHVVGANWDKEFKLPSLVVDIRKATIGDRAIHDPTQILENARGIEVGHIFQLGIKYSQAMGATFTNEAGEENPMIMGCYGVGVSRLAQAAVEQSYDKDGIIWPVAIAPYHVVIIIPNISDKEQIEVAENIYTQLNKIGVETLLDDRDERAGVKFKDADLIGIPYRIVTGRSLKSGKVEVVERSTKKSQEIAIEEVVTTLKSWVNSAQN from the coding sequence ATGCGACTGTCTCAAATGTTGTTTGTTACTCTGCGTGAAGATCCCGCCGAAGCAGAAATACCTAGTCATAAACTCTTATTGCGGGGAGGATACATCCGGCGTATCGGTAGTGGTATTTATGCTTATTTACCTCTAATGTGGCGGGTATTGCAGAAGGTTTCCCAAATTGTACGGGAAGAAATGAATACTGCGGGGGGCCAAGAATGTTTACTACCTCAGTTACAACCCTCTGATTTATGGAAGGAGTCAGGAAGATGGGATACTTATACTAAAGCAGAAGGAATCATGTTTTCTCTGACGGATAGACAGGAGAGAGAATTAGGTCTTGGCCCCACTCATGAAGAAGTGATCACCACAGTGGCCAAAGAAATGATCCGTTCCTATCGACAATTACCTGTTAATTTATATCAAATTCAAACTAAATTTAGAGATGAAATTCGTCCTCGTTTTGGCTTAATGCGGGGTCGAGAATTTATTATGAAAGATGCCTATTCTTTTCATGCTTCTCAAGAAAGTTTGCAAGAAAGTTATGAGGCGATGGATAAAGCCTATCGTAACATTATTAGTCGTTGTGGCTTGGCTTTTCGGGCGGTAGAAGCTGACTCTGGGGCTATTGGAGGGTCAGCATCTCAAGAGTTTATGATCTTAGCTGAAGCTGGGGAAGATGAGGTTCTTTATACGGAAGATGGTAAGTACGCGGCGAATGTAGAAAAGGCGGTTTCTTTGCCTATTGATGCTGAAATATCTCCTTTTAAAAAGTATGAAAAAAAAGAGACTCCAGGAACAGATACTATTGAAAAGTTGTGTAAGTTTTTGCAATGTTCTCCGACTAATATTGTTAAAAATGTCCTCTATAAAGTGGTTTATGATAGTGGACAAATGGTGTTAGTTTTAGTCAGTATTCGGGGCGATCAAGTGGTTAATGAAGTTAAATTAACTAATGAATTAGTTAGATTAGCTCCTAATTATAAGGCTAAAACCATTTTAGTTTTAGGGGTTCCTGATGAAACAGAACAGCAAAAATGGGCTGCTAAACCTTTACCTTTAGGTTATATTGCTCCTGACTTAGAAGATGGTTATATTGATAAGGTTAAAGATGTTATACCCAAATTCTTACGTTTAGTGGATCAAACTGCCGTTGAATTAAAGAATTTTGTCACGGGAGCGAATGAAAACGGTTATCATGTTGTTGGGGCAAATTGGGATAAAGAGTTTAAGTTACCTTCTTTAGTTGTTGATATCAGAAAGGCAACTATTGGCGATCGCGCTATTCATGATCCTACTCAAATATTAGAGAATGCCAGAGGAATTGAAGTGGGTCATATTTTTCAATTAGGGATTAAATATTCTCAAGCAATGGGGGCAACTTTTACTAATGAAGCGGGGGAAGAAAACCCGATGATTATGGGATGTTATGGGGTTGGTGTTTCCCGTTTGGCCCAAGCTGCCGTAGAACAATCTTATGATAAAGATGGCATTATTTGGCCTGTAGCTATTGCGCCTTATCATGTGGTGATAATTATTCCTAATATCAGTGATAAAGAACAAATAGAAGTAGCAGAAAATATCTACACTCAGTTAAATAAAATAGGGGTAGAAACTTTATTAGATGATCGAGATGAACGAGCAGGAGTTAAATTTAAAGATGCTGATTTAATTGGCATTCCCTATCGAATTGTGACCGGGCGATCGCTTAAATCTGGTAAGGTAGAAGTGGTAGAACGTAGCACGAAAAAGTCTCAAGAAATTGCTATTGAAGAAGTGGTAACTACTCTGAAAAGTTGGGTTAATTCTGCACAAAATTAG
- a CDS encoding Rieske (2Fe-2S) protein yields MSWTKVLAADALSPDSREVVKVGNRNILLLNHQGRLYAVDNICPHLKISLKKGKITEDGAIVCPMHRSAFDLTTGEVKTWTPWPPVVGNVLGMISQEKPLPVFPVKVEEGSIWIDIN; encoded by the coding sequence ATGAGTTGGACAAAAGTTTTGGCCGCTGATGCGCTTTCCCCTGACTCCCGTGAAGTGGTAAAAGTCGGTAATCGTAATATTTTGTTACTAAACCATCAAGGACGGCTGTACGCAGTCGATAATATATGTCCTCATCTAAAAATTTCGCTAAAAAAAGGCAAAATTACTGAGGATGGAGCAATTGTTTGTCCAATGCACCGCAGTGCTTTTGATTTGACAACGGGAGAGGTTAAAACCTGGACACCTTGGCCCCCAGTTGTAGGAAATGTTCTGGGGATGATTTCCCAAGAAAAACCCTTACCTGTATTTCCTGTTAAGGTAGAAGAAGGTAGTATCTGGATTGATATCAACTAA
- a CDS encoding S66 peptidase family protein, protein MSSWKIPPFLTPGDRVQVIAPSGALKEFSALEEGLEIWRSRGYQVELGSNWQTVYGYLAGTDSQRRQALLEAWENPDCKAILCTRGGYGSARLFEHWDWPSICKISPKWVIGFSDITGLLWRLATVGMSGLHAPVLTTLSAEPAWSIDRLFDCLEGRFLAPLQGQGWGGGQTTGWLLPANLTVATHLLGTPVQPALDGAILALEDVGEAPYRIDRLLTQWRLMGAFNGVRGVALGRFSRCQVPSGSSGWTVEEVLRDRLGDLNIPIVSELPFGHDGVNAVLPLRIQVRLDGDQGILEFVR, encoded by the coding sequence ATGTCCTCTTGGAAAATTCCCCCTTTTTTGACCCCAGGGGATAGGGTACAAGTCATTGCTCCTAGTGGTGCGCTCAAAGAGTTTTCGGCATTAGAAGAAGGGCTAGAAATTTGGCGATCGCGGGGATATCAAGTAGAATTAGGGAGTAATTGGCAGACAGTTTATGGTTATTTAGCCGGAACCGATAGTCAACGCCGACAAGCATTATTAGAAGCTTGGGAAAACCCTGATTGTAAAGCTATTCTCTGTACAAGGGGGGGTTATGGCAGTGCTAGATTATTCGAGCATTGGGACTGGCCTTCTATATGTAAAATATCCCCTAAATGGGTGATTGGGTTTTCTGATATTACGGGGTTATTATGGCGTTTAGCAACAGTTGGTATGTCAGGGCTTCATGCACCTGTTTTGACTACTTTATCTGCTGAACCAGCTTGGTCAATTGATCGTTTATTCGACTGTTTAGAGGGTCGTTTTCTTGCCCCATTGCAGGGCCAAGGATGGGGAGGCGGCCAAACAACAGGTTGGTTACTTCCAGCTAATTTGACCGTTGCTACCCATTTGTTGGGAACGCCCGTTCAACCTGCTCTAGATGGGGCGATTTTAGCCCTAGAAGACGTGGGAGAGGCTCCCTACCGTATTGACCGTTTATTGACTCAATGGCGTTTAATGGGGGCATTTAATGGGGTTAGAGGGGTTGCTTTAGGGCGATTTAGTCGTTGTCAAGTTCCGTCCGGTAGTTCTGGTTGGACAGTGGAGGAAGTTTTGCGCGATCGCTTAGGGGATCTAAATATTCCGATTGTTTCTGAGTTACCTTTTGGTCATGATGGGGTTAATGCTGTCTTACCCCTTAGGATACAAGTAAGATTAGATGGAGATCAGGGAATACTTGAATTTGTAAGATAA
- the tnpA gene encoding IS200/IS605 family transposase yields the protein MSSHLRKERHSVSDLKIHLVCVTKYRSKVFTAESLALIEKSFKEVALKMNIMVLEFNGESDYVHVLIEYPPKLSISLIVNALKGVSSRRYGQYGFPKPYGKDALWSPSYFVSSVGGAPLEVLKSYLKNQEKQS from the coding sequence ATGTCAAGCCATCTTCGTAAAGAACGTCACAGCGTTTCAGATTTAAAGATTCACTTGGTCTGTGTTACTAAGTACAGAAGTAAGGTTTTTACGGCTGAAAGTCTAGCATTGATTGAAAAATCTTTTAAAGAAGTGGCATTAAAAATGAATATAATGGTGCTAGAATTTAATGGGGAATCAGACTATGTTCATGTCTTAATTGAATATCCGCCAAAGCTATCTATATCTTTAATCGTAAATGCTTTAAAAGGTGTTTCTAGTCGTAGATACGGACAATACGGTTTTCCTAAACCGTACGGAAAAGATGCTTTATGGTCGCCTAGCTACTTTGTTTCTTCTGTTGGAGGTGCACCATTAGAAGTGTTAAAATCTTACCTCAAAAACCAAGAAAAGCAGTCCTAG
- the rpsP gene encoding 30S ribosomal protein S16, with protein sequence MVKLRLKRYGKKGEVSYRIVAMKSLSRREGRPLEELGFYNPRTDETRLNVPAIVKRLKEGAQPTETVRSILRKAQVFEQVNA encoded by the coding sequence ATGGTCAAACTACGCTTAAAACGATACGGCAAAAAAGGAGAAGTCAGCTATAGAATAGTAGCAATGAAAAGCTTAAGCCGTCGAGAAGGTCGTCCCTTAGAAGAATTAGGCTTTTATAATCCCAGAACCGACGAAACCCGTCTAAATGTGCCAGCAATCGTCAAACGACTCAAAGAAGGCGCACAACCCACAGAAACCGTGCGTAGCATTTTAAGAAAAGCTCAAGTATTTGAACAAGTCAATGCTTAA
- a CDS encoding KH domain-containing protein: MLKPNFLSNQGHHTTPDYLGMVEFLVKPLLDSPDSLTIDCERANNNQRAWVRVAFEETDKGRVFGRGGRNLLAIRIVLSIAAAEAGQSVHLDIYEGNSENFRPNPRNNYDNDRKFVKRRPRSGPPEGPNLSVKSRWQQ; the protein is encoded by the coding sequence ATGCTTAAACCTAATTTTCTGTCTAACCAAGGGCATCATACCACCCCAGATTATTTGGGAATGGTAGAATTTTTGGTTAAACCCCTTTTAGACTCACCAGATTCCTTGACTATTGATTGTGAAAGGGCTAATAATAATCAACGGGCTTGGGTGCGAGTAGCGTTTGAAGAAACCGATAAAGGCCGTGTGTTTGGACGAGGAGGGCGTAATCTTCTGGCAATTCGCATAGTCCTAAGTATCGCGGCAGCAGAAGCAGGACAGTCTGTTCATTTAGATATTTATGAAGGAAACAGCGAAAATTTCCGCCCTAACCCTCGTAATAATTATGACAACGACCGTAAATTTGTCAAAAGAAGACCCCGTTCTGGCCCCCCTGAGGGGCCTAATCTTTCGGTTAAAAGTCGTTGGCAACAGTAA
- the rpmA gene encoding 50S ribosomal protein L27 — protein sequence MAHKKGTGSTRNGRDSRAQRLGVKRYGGQVVKAGNILIRQRGTKVHPGNNVGRGNDDTLFALVDGIVTFEHKTRSRKQVSVYPVPEAAIN from the coding sequence ATGGCACATAAGAAAGGAACTGGTAGTACTCGTAACGGTCGTGATTCAAGAGCGCAGCGACTCGGTGTTAAACGTTATGGTGGACAAGTAGTCAAAGCAGGGAATATTCTTATTCGTCAACGGGGAACAAAAGTTCATCCAGGGAATAATGTAGGTAGAGGCAATGATGATACTCTGTTTGCTTTGGTTGATGGTATTGTGACCTTTGAACACAAAACCCGCAGTCGTAAACAAGTAAGCGTTTACCCTGTCCCTGAAGCAGCCATTAATTAA